One genomic window of Polyangium aurulentum includes the following:
- a CDS encoding PPC domain-containing DNA-binding protein, giving the protein MNVVESRRIRHLVVRADRGEELPTALVRALDEAEARAGSIRGIGTLEAAEIADTAHGSPPRSRRIETPVTVASLTGNVALEHGTTSVRLYVTLVRESELGVETFAGQLLWARALSLELVVTAFDDLLLARMDDERTGAPMLHAAPRSSAAAMRPPSPPPPASTPEPTQPRPVPLAAPVPGEAPQAIAPPTRPARHQVEAAEIYPETGDLVSHFHFGECEVLSSDGERIRLRQEKDGRVREVSLTMLKIESPTVDPASGKRHFKLARKH; this is encoded by the coding sequence ATGAACGTCGTCGAGTCCAGACGAATTCGCCATCTTGTCGTACGCGCCGACCGCGGCGAGGAGCTCCCCACCGCGCTCGTACGCGCCCTGGACGAGGCCGAAGCCCGCGCCGGCAGCATCCGCGGCATCGGCACGCTCGAGGCCGCCGAGATCGCCGACACCGCGCACGGCAGCCCGCCGCGCTCGCGCCGCATCGAGACACCCGTCACGGTCGCTTCGCTCACGGGCAACGTCGCCCTCGAGCACGGCACGACGAGCGTGCGCCTGTACGTGACGCTCGTGCGCGAGAGCGAGCTCGGCGTCGAGACCTTCGCCGGCCAGCTCCTCTGGGCGCGCGCGCTGTCGCTCGAGCTCGTCGTCACTGCCTTCGACGACCTCTTGCTCGCCCGCATGGACGACGAGCGCACCGGCGCCCCCATGCTGCACGCCGCCCCGCGCAGCTCGGCCGCAGCGATGCGCCCGCCCTCGCCCCCTCCCCCGGCCTCCACGCCCGAGCCGACGCAGCCGCGCCCCGTTCCGCTCGCGGCCCCGGTGCCCGGCGAAGCGCCTCAGGCCATCGCGCCGCCCACGCGCCCCGCCCGTCACCAGGTCGAGGCCGCCGAGATCTACCCGGAGACGGGCGACCTCGTGAGCCACTTCCACTTCGGCGAGTGCGAGGTCCTGAGCTCGGACGGCGAGCGCATCCGCCTGCGCCAGGAAAAAGACGGCCGCGTCCGCGAGGTCTCGCTGACGATGCTGAAGATCGAATCCCCCACCGTCGACCCCGCCAGCGGCAAACGCCACTTCAAGCTGGCGCGCAAGCATTAG
- a CDS encoding AgmX/PglI C-terminal domain-containing protein, translating to MTQQTTTGTGSTTKPGQMTAVMRAMSQAAGPKVLRVGLVQGGKVIEERIIKQRTHVTIGPSENSMFVLPSKNIPGSFKLFELVGSDYVLNFLDGMGGRVALKTGVSDLGALRSQAKKVSVGNVQAYQVSLNEEARGKVVVGETTFLFQFVAAPPVQPKPQLPASVKGGLGQDIDWTTTIIAAFSFLLHFGAVGTIYSDWMDPPINDEVDVQQLLETVKQLPPPPPVEQPKEQADTPTPQANTPAEAPKASAGSAAPAKGSGGKISDARASAISNELNELNNQMLGALNPSGTATMGVLSDSNVPTGLLDNAAASAAGAGAGGIAGLNLGGGAGGTVRPGMGGGGGLANIGDTTASAASSAAGATAKVKGPTGSAQVGGAAVSGGNVANASSVVAGMAAGFRRCYNKGLQTDPTMKGSVRVTAKIGPNGEVLSATPSGGGGLSGEVVSCVVARVQSAQFAPPEGGGATVVIPVTFVSQ from the coding sequence ATGACGCAGCAGACCACGACGGGCACCGGATCGACGACGAAGCCTGGGCAGATGACCGCGGTCATGCGGGCCATGTCCCAGGCCGCGGGGCCCAAGGTGCTGCGGGTCGGGCTCGTGCAGGGCGGCAAGGTGATCGAGGAGCGCATCATCAAGCAGCGCACTCACGTCACCATCGGCCCGAGCGAAAACAGCATGTTCGTGCTGCCGAGCAAGAACATCCCCGGCAGCTTCAAGCTGTTCGAGCTCGTCGGCTCCGACTACGTGCTGAACTTCCTCGACGGCATGGGCGGCCGCGTCGCGCTGAAGACCGGCGTGAGCGATCTCGGCGCCCTGCGCTCGCAGGCGAAGAAGGTCTCGGTCGGCAACGTCCAGGCCTACCAGGTCTCGCTGAACGAAGAGGCGCGCGGCAAGGTCGTCGTCGGCGAGACGACGTTCCTCTTCCAGTTCGTCGCAGCCCCGCCCGTGCAGCCGAAGCCGCAGCTTCCGGCGTCGGTGAAGGGCGGGCTCGGGCAGGACATCGACTGGACGACCACGATCATCGCGGCCTTCTCGTTCCTGCTGCACTTCGGCGCCGTCGGGACCATTTACTCGGACTGGATGGACCCGCCGATCAACGACGAGGTCGACGTCCAGCAGCTCCTCGAGACGGTGAAGCAGCTCCCGCCGCCTCCGCCGGTCGAGCAGCCCAAGGAGCAGGCCGACACGCCGACGCCGCAGGCGAACACGCCGGCCGAGGCGCCCAAGGCGAGCGCGGGGAGCGCCGCGCCTGCGAAGGGCAGCGGCGGCAAGATCAGCGACGCGCGCGCCTCGGCGATCTCCAACGAGCTGAACGAGCTGAACAACCAGATGCTCGGCGCGCTGAACCCCTCGGGCACGGCGACGATGGGCGTGCTCAGCGACAGCAACGTCCCGACCGGCTTGCTCGACAACGCGGCGGCATCTGCGGCGGGCGCGGGCGCAGGCGGCATCGCGGGCCTGAACCTCGGCGGCGGCGCGGGCGGCACGGTGCGGCCCGGCATGGGCGGCGGCGGCGGGCTCGCGAACATCGGCGACACGACGGCATCGGCGGCCTCGTCGGCGGCGGGCGCCACGGCGAAGGTGAAGGGTCCGACGGGCAGCGCGCAGGTCGGCGGCGCTGCGGTCTCGGGCGGCAACGTCGCGAACGCGTCGTCGGTCGTGGCCGGCATGGCCGCGGGTTTCCGTCGTTGTTACAACAAGGGCCTGCAGACCGACCCGACGATGAAGGGCTCGGTGCGCGTCACCGCGAAGATCGGCCCGAACGGAGAGGTCCTCTCGGCGACGCCTTCGGGCGGCGGGGGGCTGTCGGGCGAGGTTGTCTCGTGCGTCGTGGCGCGCGTGCAAAGCGCGCAGTTTGCGCCTCCCGAGGGTGGCGGCGCGACGGTGGTCATTCCTGTGACCTTCGTCAGCCAGTGA
- a CDS encoding glycosyltransferase family 39 protein, which translates to MSVRSRVRDTLAVLVVALVARLVVVAWAAPRFPPAADGTFYHRIAERIAAGLGYTWLWPDGVVTYAAHYPVGYPGLVGAAYAIAGPWPGAAMIMNALVGALAAVAVHRLAARAAPRGPALAAGLLVALHPGLVAYTPALMSEGVTAALVACGAWAAGWVRDAIEDVSRRRLPWGRLAVLGLVIGAATLVRPQSLLLAPLFALGALAVPGRPHALRSALLGAALASVTALAVCAPWTLRNCVRMKHCALVSVNGGWNLLIGADPVSTGAWSPVKVPDECREVYDEAQKDVCFGRAARRYIATNPGPWLSLVPRKLAATFDYCGAAGWYLHDANGAACDERCKVSLGAVETIYERLMLLLALVWASRSLWAEMRRVVSANEGGGARKRLVLPWGSLVRLGVFVLGVVFLFQVHAWVSYVAFAVLALLRGRALVRGPVLPAAAVLVLVATIATHAVFFGAGRYSLVVFPLLSGVAALAFAKPRPASEGGDAPRL; encoded by the coding sequence GTGAGCGTTCGGTCGCGCGTTCGCGACACCCTGGCGGTGCTCGTCGTCGCGCTCGTCGCGCGGCTCGTCGTGGTCGCGTGGGCCGCGCCGCGCTTTCCGCCGGCTGCGGACGGGACTTTTTATCACCGCATCGCCGAGCGCATCGCCGCGGGCCTCGGGTACACGTGGCTGTGGCCCGACGGCGTGGTCACGTACGCGGCGCACTACCCCGTGGGCTATCCGGGGCTCGTGGGTGCGGCGTACGCGATCGCGGGGCCCTGGCCGGGCGCGGCGATGATCATGAACGCGCTCGTCGGCGCGCTCGCGGCGGTCGCGGTTCACCGCCTCGCGGCGCGCGCGGCTCCGCGTGGACCGGCGCTCGCGGCGGGACTCCTGGTCGCGCTGCATCCGGGGCTCGTCGCGTACACGCCGGCGCTCATGAGCGAGGGCGTCACGGCGGCGCTCGTCGCGTGCGGAGCGTGGGCGGCGGGCTGGGTGCGCGATGCGATCGAAGATGTCTCGCGTCGCCGTTTGCCCTGGGGGCGCCTCGCCGTGCTGGGGCTCGTGATCGGGGCGGCGACGCTGGTTCGACCGCAGAGCCTCCTGCTCGCGCCGCTCTTCGCGCTCGGCGCCCTCGCGGTGCCCGGTCGACCGCACGCGCTACGCTCGGCCCTGCTCGGCGCGGCGCTCGCGTCCGTCACCGCGCTCGCCGTCTGCGCTCCATGGACGCTCCGCAACTGCGTGCGCATGAAGCACTGCGCGCTCGTGAGCGTCAACGGCGGCTGGAACCTGCTCATCGGCGCCGATCCCGTCTCGACGGGCGCGTGGTCGCCCGTGAAGGTCCCCGACGAGTGCCGCGAGGTCTACGACGAGGCCCAGAAAGACGTCTGCTTCGGCCGCGCCGCCAGGCGTTACATCGCGACGAACCCCGGCCCTTGGCTCTCGCTCGTGCCCCGCAAGCTCGCGGCCACGTTCGACTACTGCGGCGCGGCCGGCTGGTATCTGCACGACGCGAACGGCGCCGCCTGCGACGAGCGCTGCAAGGTGAGCCTCGGCGCTGTCGAGACGATCTACGAGCGCTTGATGCTGCTCCTCGCGCTCGTCTGGGCATCACGGAGCCTCTGGGCCGAGATGAGGCGCGTCGTGTCCGCCAACGAGGGCGGGGGCGCACGCAAACGCCTCGTGTTGCCGTGGGGCTCCCTCGTGCGCCTCGGCGTCTTCGTGCTCGGCGTGGTCTTCCTCTTCCAGGTCCACGCCTGGGTGAGCTACGTTGCTTTCGCGGTCCTTGCCCTGCTGCGCGGCCGGGCGCTCGTGCGCGGGCCGGTCCTGCCGGCGGCGGCGGTGCTGGTGCTCGTGGCGACGATCGCCACGCACGCCGTCTTCTTCGGGGCGGGGCGCTACTCGCTCGTCGTTTTCCCGCTCCTGTCGGGCGTGGCCGCGCTCGCGTTCGCCAAGCCGCGGCCCGCCTCGGAGGGGGGCGACGCACCGCGACTTTGA
- a CDS encoding tetratricopeptide repeat protein has protein sequence MRKKSLALVALAAALLPALAASCTETAQQKPPQQPQQQQPPYGQWNPQQGMMPGQTPPIVGMNDRPSSMPTPVPTQPQPQPQQGAPPVAAPQVVQPSQPAMSPGALGPYQQGMAAWANGDLASARGFFQQATSADPRAHQAFYSLGVVQERLRDPNAAASYRQAFTIQPDYEPAIVAYAMILAKKGSLPDAERVLNEKRGQMPRSAAVAASLAEIKSLQKDTGSAQRLAQEALKINPDYRPAMVIIARDHYRNRRLDLALYALTAILDGFGKENPPRDKDNPEALLLRGLIYREQGQRGPSLEQFKRAVERRPDLVEARVQLATLLLEAGNAQEALPLLEGAIRYDADHVPARLELGDTYRLLGRYADAKRELEWVLARDASLPQVHYNLGLLYLFAPSIPGMTAKQQVAEAIRELKRYQELRRKNERDDSDELLNRAKLKEGELNAAVNAEAPAPAAPLPAGSAGAGTAPAPQPGGAPAPPPQGSAPAPQPGGAPAAPAPQQPGAAPASPPPQGSAPAPQPTGAPAPPPGAAPAAPAPKPTGAPAPPPTGTPPAPGAAPQPGTGPGVGGR, from the coding sequence ATGCGAAAGAAGAGCCTCGCCCTCGTCGCGCTCGCCGCCGCGCTCCTGCCGGCGCTCGCGGCGTCGTGCACCGAGACCGCGCAGCAAAAGCCCCCGCAGCAGCCGCAGCAGCAGCAGCCTCCCTACGGGCAGTGGAACCCGCAGCAGGGCATGATGCCGGGCCAGACGCCGCCCATCGTGGGCATGAACGACAGGCCGAGCTCGATGCCGACGCCGGTCCCCACGCAGCCGCAGCCGCAGCCGCAGCAGGGTGCTCCGCCGGTCGCGGCGCCGCAGGTCGTGCAGCCGTCGCAGCCTGCGATGAGCCCGGGCGCGCTCGGGCCCTATCAGCAGGGCATGGCCGCGTGGGCGAACGGCGATCTCGCCTCGGCGAGGGGCTTCTTCCAGCAGGCGACGTCGGCCGATCCGCGCGCGCACCAGGCCTTCTACTCGCTCGGCGTGGTGCAGGAGCGGCTGCGCGATCCGAACGCCGCCGCGAGCTACCGCCAGGCGTTCACGATCCAGCCCGACTACGAGCCCGCGATCGTCGCCTACGCGATGATCCTGGCCAAGAAGGGGAGCCTGCCCGACGCCGAGCGCGTGCTCAACGAGAAGCGCGGCCAGATGCCTCGATCGGCCGCGGTCGCCGCGAGCCTCGCCGAGATCAAGAGCCTGCAAAAGGACACGGGCTCGGCCCAGCGCCTCGCGCAGGAGGCGCTCAAGATCAACCCCGACTACCGGCCCGCGATGGTGATCATCGCGCGCGATCACTACAGAAACCGCCGGCTCGATCTCGCGCTCTACGCGCTCACGGCCATCCTCGACGGGTTTGGAAAAGAGAACCCGCCGCGCGACAAGGACAACCCCGAGGCGCTGCTGCTCCGCGGGCTCATCTACCGCGAGCAGGGGCAGCGGGGGCCTTCGCTCGAGCAGTTCAAGCGGGCCGTCGAGCGCAGGCCCGATCTCGTGGAGGCGCGCGTGCAGCTCGCGACGCTCCTGCTCGAGGCGGGCAACGCGCAGGAGGCGCTTCCGCTGCTCGAGGGAGCGATCCGCTACGACGCCGATCACGTGCCCGCGCGCCTCGAGCTCGGGGACACGTACCGTCTGCTCGGCCGTTACGCGGACGCCAAGCGCGAGCTCGAGTGGGTGCTCGCGCGGGACGCCTCGCTGCCGCAGGTGCACTACAACCTCGGCCTGCTCTACCTCTTCGCGCCGAGCATCCCCGGGATGACGGCCAAGCAGCAGGTCGCCGAGGCGATCCGCGAGCTGAAGCGTTACCAGGAGCTGCGGCGCAAGAACGAGCGCGACGACTCGGACGAGCTGTTGAACCGGGCGAAGCTCAAGGAGGGCGAGCTCAACGCCGCCGTGAACGCCGAGGCGCCCGCGCCCGCGGCCCCGCTCCCCGCAGGCAGCGCCGGTGCGGGGACGGCGCCTGCGCCGCAGCCGGGAGGAGCGCCCGCGCCGCCGCCGCAAGGATCCGCGCCCGCGCCGCAGCCGGGAGGAGCGCCCGCAGCGCCCGCGCCGCAGCAGCCGGGAGCAGCGCCCGCGTCTCCGCCGCCGCAAGGATCCGCGCCCGCGCCGCAGCCGACGGGTGCGCCCGCGCCTCCGCCAGGTGCAGCGCCCGCAGCGCCCGCGCCGAAACCGACGGGGGCGCCCGCGCCTCCGCCAACAGGAACGCCTCCCGCACCGGGAGCCGCTCCGCAGCCGGGCACGGGCCCTGGCGTGGGCGGACGCTAA
- a CDS encoding OmpA family protein — protein sequence MNPLPAPTPKVREDSAPRRLARSKLAPRLAAAAILGLLASAPATARAECDPAARLSGCIDADNLWLHAGAGPFFALGSPLTAPSGKASFSLALSYLSRPIGLRVPSADPEGTILNAVDNALDATFLWSLGVTDRLEVTAAAPLTIYQDGAGLGAVSGSDAVLPRSSVRDFRFGFGLAILKRPRAGTADGPSLVTRFELAAPIADSEAFAGSRTVTWFPTALFSYRRGRFEIGLEGGARVRGESRLANARIGSQIHAALGASFDVLPNHLLTASAEAFALYTLARQDAPLRAIDAQDQGPALVPAEWIFSATTAPLLGGDVSLSLGGGGPIPLSSEAAVTTPRFRFNFAVRYAPTGRDTDDDRVLDRDDKCPLVAEDRDGFQDEDGCVDPDNDNDRIPDTADRCRDAAETVDGFKDEDGCPDPDDDNDGVNDESDKCRNEAEDNDGFQDTDGCPDPDNDGDGLLDTADRCPNGVEDKDGFRDEDGCPDPDNDFDQVLDAADRCPDAREDLDNFQDDDGCPEPDNDEDGLVDRDDKCPLAAETIDGTTDEDGCPEAGARSLVRWNGERPAAEAPLRFPAGSAEPGKPLAAQLAQLAQLVRGRMPVAAIVVEGYADRSGDESPRAVELAEKRALAVKQALVAAGLPEDRISAATGDPGEKRGPTAPQFEITVQRERQGKRR from the coding sequence ATGAACCCCCTCCCCGCCCCGACGCCGAAGGTCCGCGAAGACTCCGCGCCGAGGCGCCTCGCGCGCTCGAAGCTCGCCCCACGCCTCGCGGCCGCAGCCATCCTCGGCCTCCTCGCCTCGGCCCCCGCCACGGCCCGCGCCGAGTGCGATCCCGCCGCGCGCCTCTCGGGCTGCATCGACGCCGACAACCTCTGGCTCCACGCGGGCGCAGGACCGTTCTTCGCGCTCGGCTCGCCGCTCACCGCGCCGAGCGGCAAGGCCTCGTTCTCGCTCGCGCTGAGCTACCTCTCGCGCCCCATCGGCCTGCGCGTCCCCTCCGCCGATCCCGAAGGAACCATCTTGAACGCCGTCGACAACGCCCTCGACGCGACCTTCCTCTGGTCGCTCGGCGTCACCGACAGGCTCGAGGTCACCGCGGCCGCGCCGCTCACGATCTACCAGGACGGCGCGGGCCTCGGCGCCGTGTCGGGCAGCGACGCCGTCCTGCCACGCAGCTCCGTGCGCGACTTTCGCTTCGGCTTCGGCCTCGCGATCCTGAAGCGCCCGCGCGCCGGCACCGCCGACGGACCGAGCCTCGTCACGCGCTTCGAGCTCGCCGCGCCCATCGCCGACTCCGAAGCCTTCGCCGGCAGCCGCACCGTCACCTGGTTCCCCACGGCGCTCTTCTCCTACCGCCGCGGTCGCTTCGAGATCGGCCTCGAAGGCGGCGCGCGCGTGCGCGGCGAGAGCCGCCTCGCGAACGCGCGCATCGGCTCGCAGATCCACGCCGCCCTCGGCGCCTCGTTCGACGTGCTGCCGAACCACCTGCTCACCGCCTCCGCCGAGGCGTTTGCCCTGTACACGCTCGCCCGACAAGACGCGCCCCTGCGCGCGATCGACGCGCAGGACCAGGGCCCCGCGCTCGTGCCCGCCGAGTGGATCTTCTCGGCCACCACCGCGCCCCTGCTCGGCGGCGACGTGTCGCTGTCGCTGGGCGGCGGCGGCCCCATCCCGCTGAGCAGCGAGGCCGCCGTCACCACGCCCCGCTTCCGCTTCAACTTCGCCGTGCGCTACGCGCCCACCGGCCGCGACACCGACGACGACCGCGTGCTCGACCGCGACGACAAGTGCCCGCTCGTCGCCGAGGACCGCGACGGCTTCCAGGACGAGGACGGCTGCGTCGATCCCGACAACGACAACGACCGCATCCCCGACACCGCCGACCGCTGCCGCGACGCCGCCGAGACCGTCGACGGCTTCAAAGACGAAGACGGCTGCCCCGACCCCGACGACGACAACGACGGCGTCAACGACGAGTCGGACAAGTGCCGCAACGAGGCCGAAGACAACGACGGCTTCCAGGACACCGACGGCTGCCCCGACCCGGACAACGACGGCGACGGCCTGCTCGACACCGCAGATCGCTGCCCGAACGGCGTCGAGGACAAGGACGGCTTCCGCGACGAAGACGGCTGCCCCGACCCCGACAACGACTTCGACCAGGTCCTCGACGCCGCAGACCGCTGCCCGGACGCGCGCGAGGACCTCGACAACTTCCAGGACGACGACGGCTGCCCCGAGCCCGACAACGACGAGGACGGCCTCGTCGATCGCGACGACAAGTGCCCGCTCGCGGCCGAGACCATCGACGGAACCACCGACGAGGACGGCTGCCCGGAAGCCGGCGCACGCTCGCTCGTCCGCTGGAACGGCGAACGCCCCGCCGCCGAGGCGCCCCTGCGCTTCCCGGCCGGCAGCGCAGAGCCAGGCAAGCCGCTCGCCGCCCAGCTCGCGCAGTTGGCCCAGCTCGTGCGGGGGCGGATGCCAGTGGCGGCAATCGTGGTCGAGGGGTACGCCGACCGTTCCGGGGACGAATCGCCCCGGGCGGTGGAGCTGGCCGAGAAGCGGGCGCTCGCAGTCAAGCAGGCCCTCGTCGCGGCAGGTTTGCCCGAGGATCGGATCAGCGCCGCGACCGGAGATCCAGGCGAAAAGCGAGGCCCGACAGCCCCGCAATTCGAGATCACGGTGCAGCGCGAGAGGCAGGGAAAGCGTCGATGA
- a CDS encoding polysaccharide biosynthesis/export family protein yields MRRRGVLAAVLAGLLVLSACGGGNGKPPDLPPPISNTTVGAGDVFELRIVREDNLPTTFTVAPDGTVDLPYIRRVKVAGLEPQKIAEVVRNELIAQDFLTDPIVSVSVKEYNSKRVEVLGEVQRSGSLKFEPGMTLLRAISLAGGFNQIANREKVMLRRQSNGKTRAVVISVQDIMDNAIADVPLQAGDSINVPQRVF; encoded by the coding sequence GTGAGGCGAAGAGGCGTTCTCGCGGCCGTGCTCGCGGGGCTGCTCGTCCTTTCGGCTTGCGGCGGCGGCAACGGCAAGCCGCCGGATCTGCCCCCGCCCATCAGCAACACGACCGTCGGCGCGGGCGACGTGTTCGAGCTGCGCATCGTGCGCGAGGACAACCTGCCGACGACGTTCACGGTCGCGCCCGATGGCACCGTGGATCTGCCGTACATCCGGCGCGTGAAGGTGGCCGGGCTCGAGCCGCAGAAGATCGCGGAGGTCGTGCGCAACGAGCTCATCGCGCAGGATTTCCTGACCGACCCGATCGTGTCGGTGAGCGTCAAGGAGTACAACTCCAAGCGCGTCGAGGTGCTCGGCGAGGTGCAGCGCTCGGGTTCGCTCAAGTTCGAGCCCGGCATGACGCTGCTGCGCGCGATCTCGCTCGCGGGCGGGTTCAACCAGATCGCCAACCGCGAGAAGGTGATGCTGCGGCGTCAGTCGAACGGCAAGACGCGCGCGGTCGTGATCAGCGTGCAGGACATCATGGACAACGCGATCGCCGACGTCCCGCTGCAAGCAGGCGACTCGATCAACGTGCCGCAGCGCGTGTTCTGA
- a CDS encoding SMI1/KNR4 family protein: MATIERGMALTERVIEHLKKRPSGTAVVGASQTALDALESKLMVELPPTLRAFLAFDYTFASFGKRFKGRHRFGTDPRSPSPKMTSVRKLAEAMVEYGWTDSRIRGKVVRLPNKPGDPWNALYLGEARRDGELVILGLEETEDTNVRVFPRYTGFDLYLAHQLGIMRMSNSMMLDDLDSHLATNPELLSRDEDEDESADY, from the coding sequence ATGGCAACCATCGAACGAGGCATGGCGCTCACCGAGCGCGTGATCGAGCACCTGAAGAAGCGGCCGTCGGGTACGGCCGTGGTCGGGGCGAGCCAGACCGCGCTCGACGCCCTCGAGTCCAAGCTGATGGTGGAGCTGCCGCCGACGCTGAGGGCCTTCCTGGCGTTCGACTACACGTTCGCGAGCTTCGGCAAGCGCTTCAAGGGCCGGCATCGCTTCGGCACCGACCCGCGCTCGCCGAGCCCGAAGATGACCTCGGTCCGCAAGCTCGCCGAGGCGATGGTCGAGTACGGATGGACCGACTCGCGCATCCGCGGCAAGGTCGTGCGCCTGCCGAACAAGCCGGGAGACCCGTGGAACGCGCTCTACCTCGGCGAGGCGCGCCGCGACGGCGAGCTCGTGATCCTCGGCCTCGAGGAGACCGAAGACACGAACGTGCGGGTCTTCCCCCGCTACACCGGGTTCGATCTCTACCTCGCGCATCAGCTCGGCATCATGCGGATGTCGAACAGCATGATGCTCGACGACCTCGACTCGCACCTCGCCACCAACCCCGAGCTGCTCTCCCGCGACGAGGACGAGGACGAGAGCGCGGACTACTGA
- a CDS encoding RluA family pseudouridine synthase produces the protein MALAKLLLEALATDPRDRLDKLVVRLLERAGQPASRASVQRWIEHGRVLVDGRTARASMSVAEGARIEVDPEPPEPTRAEPDASIELVVVHEDAHLLIVDKPAGLVVHPARGHAKGTLVNALLGRGGFDMERASADPRDPMGHLRPGIVHRLDKGTSGLLVVAKDERTREGLKALFSRHDIEREYVAVVVGAAKDATYDTLHGRHPTDRLRFTTHVEAGKRAVTHVRVQERVGAATVVACRLDTGRTHQIRVHLAERGKTPILADPLYGKPPKDAALRAIADALGRQALHARVLGFEHPITRERLRFESPLPADIAGAVKAIRALGAR, from the coding sequence GTGGCCCTCGCAAAGCTCCTGCTCGAGGCCCTCGCGACCGATCCTCGTGACCGCCTCGACAAGCTCGTCGTGCGCCTGCTCGAGCGCGCCGGCCAGCCCGCGTCGCGCGCGAGCGTGCAGCGCTGGATCGAGCACGGTCGCGTGCTCGTCGACGGCCGCACCGCGCGCGCATCGATGTCGGTGGCCGAGGGCGCGCGCATCGAGGTCGATCCCGAGCCGCCCGAGCCGACGCGCGCCGAGCCCGACGCGAGCATCGAGCTCGTCGTGGTGCACGAGGACGCGCACCTTTTGATCGTGGACAAGCCTGCGGGGCTGGTCGTGCATCCGGCGCGCGGGCACGCGAAGGGGACGCTCGTCAACGCGCTGCTCGGGCGCGGCGGCTTCGACATGGAGCGCGCGAGCGCCGATCCGCGCGATCCGATGGGCCACCTGCGTCCCGGGATCGTGCACCGGCTCGACAAGGGCACGTCGGGCCTGCTCGTGGTGGCCAAGGACGAGCGCACGCGCGAGGGGCTGAAGGCGCTCTTCTCGCGTCACGACATCGAGCGCGAGTACGTGGCCGTCGTCGTGGGAGCCGCGAAGGACGCGACGTACGACACGCTGCACGGCCGGCATCCGACCGACAGGCTGCGCTTCACGACGCACGTCGAGGCGGGCAAGCGCGCGGTGACGCACGTGCGCGTGCAAGAGCGCGTCGGGGCTGCGACGGTGGTGGCGTGCAGGCTCGACACGGGGCGCACGCATCAGATTCGCGTGCACCTCGCCGAGCGGGGGAAGACGCCGATCCTCGCCGATCCGCTCTACGGCAAGCCGCCGAAGGACGCGGCCCTGCGCGCGATCGCGGACGCGCTCGGGCGGCAAGCGCTGCACGCGCGGGTGCTCGGATTCGAGCACCCGATCACGCGTGAGCGCCTGCGCTTCGAGAGCCCGCTGCCTGCGGACATCGCAGGAGCGGTGAAAGCGATCCGCGCGCTCGGGGCGCGCTGA
- a CDS encoding Maf family protein: MIDDTHPLLLGSGSPRRREILTTLGLPLRVVSLDVDERGLEGERPEDYLTRIVASKLAAAAPRAAGAGGVLVADTSVILGDTALGKPADEAEARAMLWALSGREHEVWTRFAIARADDPSRAVHAETVRTRVVFRALGAEEIEAYAATGEGLDKAGAYAIQGIGAFAVARIEGSYSNVVGLPACEVIAALERAGLLGRFPRPSKP, translated from the coding sequence ATGATCGACGACACGCACCCCCTCTTGCTCGGCTCGGGATCCCCCCGCCGCCGCGAGATCCTGACGACCCTCGGCCTGCCCCTGCGGGTGGTCTCCCTCGACGTGGACGAGCGGGGGCTCGAGGGGGAGCGTCCGGAGGACTACCTCACGCGGATCGTCGCCTCGAAGCTCGCGGCCGCCGCTCCCCGCGCGGCGGGGGCGGGGGGCGTGCTGGTGGCGGACACGTCGGTGATCCTCGGCGACACCGCGCTCGGCAAGCCCGCGGACGAGGCGGAGGCGCGCGCGATGCTGTGGGCGCTGTCCGGGCGCGAGCACGAGGTGTGGACGCGCTTCGCGATCGCGCGGGCCGACGACCCTTCGCGCGCGGTGCACGCCGAGACGGTGCGGACCCGGGTGGTGTTCCGTGCGCTCGGCGCGGAGGAGATCGAGGCCTACGCCGCGACGGGCGAGGGCCTCGACAAGGCCGGCGCGTACGCGATCCAGGGCATCGGCGCGTTCGCGGTGGCGCGCATCGAGGGGTCGTACTCGAACGTCGTGGGGCTCCCGGCGTGCGAGGTGATCGCGGCGCTCGAGCGCGCAGGTCTGCTCGGGCGCTTTCCCCGGCCCTCGAAGCCGTGA